CGAAGTCCAGCGCGTCGCCCCACACGACCGTCACGTCCAGGCCGGCGAGCGTCTCGGCCAGTACCGGGCGCAGCCGCTCGTCCTTTTCCAGCGCCGTCACGCGCGCGCCGCGGGCGGCGACCTCGCCGGTCAGCACGCCCAGGCCCGGACCGACCTCCAACACTGGCACGCCCGGCGCAGCGCCGCCCGCCTCTGCGATGGCGCGCAGGATGTTGCCGTCGATCAGGAAGTTCTGACCGAGGCTCTTGGTGGGTTTCAGGCCGTGCCGGTCCAGCAGCTCCCGGACGCGGGCCGGGGAGTACAGGGGCGGGGGGCGGGGCGCGTCGGGGGTGGGTTCGGACTGGGACAAGGATCACTCCGGTGCGGCGGGGCGCGCGGGACGTCCGGCCACAGGCGCGTCAGTATACTCTTCGCCATGACCGATCCCGTCGGTGTGGGCCACCCCACGGACACACCATCCCAGCCGCCGCTGCCGGACCTGGGCGACCTGATCCGCGCCGGCGAGTGGCGCCGAGCACTCGCCACCGCCCGCGTGGGGCACGCGGACGCCCACGTCGAGGCGGCGCTGAGCGCCGTGGTCGGCATCGTGGAGGGCGTGCGCGCCCGGCGCTACCCGGCCGCGCGCCGCGCCCTGACGGACCTGCGCGACACGCTGGCCGCCAGCGACGCCCCGGACCTGACGGTGATCCGCCGCCACGTCGATCCGGACGCCGTGCACGCGGGCCTCGCCGCGCTCGACGTGAAGTCCGGCCGGGACGCGCCGGATGACGACGCGCTGGCGGCCAGCCTCGAAGCGGCGCTGGCCACATCTCTCACGCGGGCCGAGGCGCTGAACACGCTGGGCGTGCGCGCCGCTGCGCAGGGCGACACCGAGCGCGGCCGCGGCCTGTTCGAGGAAGCGCTGGCGGCCGATCCCGGTCACTACCGGGCGCTGACGAACATCGGGAACATGAAGCTGGAAGCCGGGGACGCCGTGGGCGCCGAGGCGGACTACCGCGCCGCCCTGAAGCTGGCGCCGGAGTACGACGGCGCGCACCACAACCTGGGAGTGGCGCTGCGCCGCCAGGGCCGGGTGGCCGAGGCGGTCAGCGCGATCCGGCGCGGCCAGCGGCTGGGCATGCGCCGCTCGAAGGAGGACACCCAGGCCGAGATGCGCGAGCAGTTCGCCGGCAGCGCCACCCTGCGGCGACTCCGGACCGCAGCGCTGGTGGTCGTCGTGGTGCTGATCCTGCTGGCCCTGCGCGGCGCGCTGACCTGACCGTGGACCCACGCTGATGCCGCAGTGGGTGCTCGCACCGGAGGGCGCGCGGCGGGTGGATGCCCGGCTGGAGCGCGCGGGCCTGCTCGACCTCGCCATGGAGGAGGCGGGCCGGGCCGTGGCCGACCATCTCCTTGCCGCGCGCCCGGACGGCCCGGTGCTGCTGCTCGCGGGCAGCGGGGCGAACGGCGGCGACGCCTTCGTCGCGGCCCGGCACCTGCGGGTGCGTGGCGTGGATGCGGCCGTGCTGGCGCTGCCGTCCCGCCACCCGCTGACCCGGGCGAACCGCCAGCGGTGGCGGGCCGTGGGGGGCACGGTCACGGCCCTGGGCGCCGCCAGCCTGGCCCGCGGGCTGCGGACGGCCACCATGGTCGTGGACGGCCTGCTCGGCACGGGTTTCACGCCGCCGCTGCGGCCGGCCACGGCGGAGCTGATCGCCACGGTGAACGCGTGGCGGGGACCGGGGCGCCGGGTGCTCGCCATCGACGTGCCGAGCGGCCTGGACGCGGCGTCCGCCCTGGTGCCGGAGGGGGCTCTGCGCGCGGACGACACTGTGACCCTGATGGGCTACAA
This region of Deinococcus metalli genomic DNA includes:
- a CDS encoding tetratricopeptide repeat protein, whose translation is MTDPVGVGHPTDTPSQPPLPDLGDLIRAGEWRRALATARVGHADAHVEAALSAVVGIVEGVRARRYPAARRALTDLRDTLAASDAPDLTVIRRHVDPDAVHAGLAALDVKSGRDAPDDDALAASLEAALATSLTRAEALNTLGVRAAAQGDTERGRGLFEEALAADPGHYRALTNIGNMKLEAGDAVGAEADYRAALKLAPEYDGAHHNLGVALRRQGRVAEAVSAIRRGQRLGMRRSKEDTQAEMREQFAGSATLRRLRTAALVVVVVLILLALRGALT